A region from the Musa acuminata AAA Group cultivar baxijiao chromosome BXJ1-10, Cavendish_Baxijiao_AAA, whole genome shotgun sequence genome encodes:
- the LOC103968953 gene encoding transcription factor bHLH147: MDVDPSSRLSSISQSINLVRREKKMKPGLTAQAETKWRTAAQEQVYGRRLLEALRSTGGAPAGPRAVKEAADSALALTARGQSRWSRAILLGRCCPRRKLLLKAGGRIRRGRRQPRPSAPVPQQQVSAELRGKKVRDRLRVLGRLVPGCRKLSASGLPEEAGDYVAALEMQVKTMTALTEALSAASLSAGPTGEPGT, from the exons ATGGATGTCGATCCCAGCTCCAGACTCTCAAGCATCAGTCAGTCAATTAATCTCGTAAGACGAGAG aagaagatgaagcccGGCCTGACAGCCCAAGCGGAGACCAAGTGGCGGACCGCCGCACAGGAGCAGGTCTATGGCCGCCGTCTCCTCGAGGCCCTCCGCTCCACCGGCGGTGCCCCCGCGGGGCCGCGCGCCGTCAAGGAGGCGGCCGACTCCGCCCTCGCGCTCACCGCCCGGGGACAGTCCCGCTGGAGCCGGGCCATCCTACTCGGCCGCTGCTGTCCCCGCCGCAAGCTCCTTCTCAAGGCGGGCGGCAGGATCCGCCGCGGGCGCAGGCAGCCGCGGCCGTCGGCGCCGGTGCCGCAGCAACAGGTGTCGGCCGAGCTGAGGGGGAAGAAAGTGAGGGACCGGCTACGGGTGCTGGGCCGGCTGGTGCCCGGGTGCCGGAAGCTGTCGGCGTCGGGCCTCCCGGAGGAGGCGGGCGACTACGTGGCGGCGCTGGAGATGCAAGTGAAGACGATGACGGCGCTAACGGAGGCGCTCTCGGCGGCGTCACTGTCCGCGGGGCCCACTGGCGAGCCCGGTACCTGA